The following nucleotide sequence is from Synchiropus splendidus isolate RoL2022-P1 chromosome 1, RoL_Sspl_1.0, whole genome shotgun sequence.
CAGTGGTGCTGACTGGTTCTGGTCCTCCACAATTGTCTCCATCCACTTCAGTTTTAACCTGTTCAGTCAAGCAATAAGTTgcctcatcatcttcactcttcatctTGATGGGAGTGAGAGAGATGTCTTCATTTACTTTGTCTAGATCTCTCGTCTTTTGCTGAATAAGGCGAGCTCGGCGAgcgtgaactctcatgtgacacATCAGGTAAGATTTCAgtttaaaacatttaccacacagCGAGCAAACAAAGGGTTTCTCCCCAGTATGAATTCTCACGTGTGCCTCCAAGTGACACTTCCGAGCAAATGACctgccacactgagagcaggtgAAAGGCTTTTCACCAGAGTGAACTATCATATGTCCCATTAGGTGATATTTCCGAACAAAActtttaccacactgagagcagctgaaaggttttacATCCGAGTGATGTCTCAGGTGAGTACTCAGAGTCCCTTTCGTTGTAAAACATCTTCCACAacgagagcagctgaaaggttttacacccGAGTGATGCCTCAGGTGAGTACTCAGAGTCCCCTTTGTTCTAAAACATcttccacactgagagcagctgaatggtTTTTCACCTGTGTGAAGTCTCAGGTGAGTACTCAGATGCCCCTTTTGTGAAaagcatttaccacactgagagcattggaaaggtttttcaccagtgtgaactctcatatGTTTCTTCAGGTAATAGTGCTGCATGAAGCATTTACCACACAGGGAGCATcggaaaggtttttctccagcatgaagcttcatatgttctttctttgtttcacgTTGGGTAAAGCACTCACCACAGTAGGAGCAGCTGAAGGGTTTTACACCTGAGTGACGTCTCAGGTGAGTACTCAGATTCGCCTTCCGTGAAAAGCATTTACCACACTGCAAGCAACTGAAAGGCTTTTCACCAGTATGAACTCTCATATGTTCCTTCAGGTAATAGTGATACATGaagcatttaccacactgagagcatcggaaaggtttttctccagcatGAAGCTTCATGTGTTCTTCCTTTGTTTCCCGCTGGGTAAACCTCTCACCACAGTAGGAGCAGTTGTAAGGTGCATCTCCTGTGTGAAGTCTCATGTGGATTTTTAGATCACGTTTCTTTTCAAAAGATTTTCCACAAACCGAACAACTCAAAGATCCGCTGCAGGATTTCATGTGTCCAATCAGTTCAGACTTCGAAGAGCATTTCCTCCCACACCCAGAGCAGATCAGTGAATTTGAAGCAGATTCAGGGTCaatggtttctctccagtcctcactgtcaacAGTGTCAGAAcaaggcgacctctggtggtcagggaggagaggtgtatccaagtcactggctgcttctgctcctccacaggtgtctccatcagcttctgtcttcatgtgttgagtccagctgctggttgctccatcatcttcactcttcacctggacaggagtgagggagaactgggtggcctcttctttgatttggtctagatcttcttcttctggttcttctttaataagaggaggttcttgtccctcctgatccagactggagctgcactcctgctgctcagtagcatcttcttcttctttcatcaccagtagatgctggacacctgcagggacacacacacctcagtcacTCAACAAACACTTCACAGGGCTCATGCACCTTTCCCAATGTCAAATTCAAGCACATTTCCAGCCTTTTCAAGGTGCATCTGTATGCACGCACATTTTCACAACAGTGAAAAATAACTCCCAGCACTTGTTCGTGCCCTGTTTTCATGACCACTTGTTGATACcatcaacaacaaataaaatatgcttTATATATATGCAGAACTCACTGGGATTGGTTGAAGCTGCGTTAATGGCTGCAATCACAACATCGCTGTCTCCTGCAGGAACTGAAATATGAAAGATGTCACGACGAATGGAAGTTGCTGATTATTAAATGTGATAGTTCTGCCTCCACAGGAGGAAAACTGACTCTAGCTCTATCATGGTGCAGACAGGAAGAGACTGTGCTATTTTAAGGAGAAGATTCTGAACAATGTTGTGAAAGTGAGGGCGGAGTCAGACAGGATCATGAGGCTGAAGATCCAGACCATGAAAACTAATTTGCAGACAGAGCAAAGCAGGACAGAATTCAAAGGTACATTACATCTGGAGAGTGAGGTTACTGACTCAGAGGAGGGAGACGGTGAAGGCAAAGCCTTTAACTAGGGATGTACCAATCCGACTTCTATGGTCCTGACACCGCTGCCTGGGCTTTGGGGATCTTACGATACAGAATAACCTATGGAGTGTTTCATGCACTTAAATccagttaaaataataacagagtTGATGAGAGTTAACTGTCACGTCTGCACTCATATTATAGCACGTTCCACCATGTTTATAGAAAGTGGTCCTTTATGCTGCTCTACATGAGTGTTGTTGCTCACCATCTGTCATGTTTTACCATCGTTGGACATGTTGGCAAAAATCACTGGTCTGTTCTCAATGATCTGATCCCTTCCGCCCTGCTCTctgtttcacacacaaaagcacTTGCAAAGTAGAAtcaaaaatgcatgtgaaaCCCTGACATATCAACACACACGCGCAGCTGCTGcggacatccatccatccatccatccatccatccatccatccatccatccatccatccatccatccattcatgtaGTGAGCCACCAGTGTGCGGTTGAGCCCAGATATATGTGGGTTAACTGATCCCTGATCTGATCTCATCCtccatttctgctctcttcaaaTGCATCTCGCGATCCAGCCGTCCTCGCGTGACCGTTGAAAATACcttcactgttttgtttctcacGCTGCCTCTTTGAAGAACCGGATATGAGAAGGTGGGACACTGGTGCGGAGTCAACATGACACTGTGAGGACCAACAGAGTCAGGACACTTTTTCATGggaagtgaggacattttcccGACACCTTCAACCCTCAAGTTGAGGATCGAGACGTTCCAGTCACTCCGTTACTAGTTTGGAGGAGTGAACTGCTTCActtgttgagtgtgtgtgtgtgtgtgtgtgtgtgtgtgtgtgtgtgtgtgtgtgtgtgtgtgtgtgtgtgtgtgtgtgcgtgtgtgtgtgtgtgtgtgtgtacctgctctccgggtctccatctgcagcaggatcctcttccttccgtctctccttcacagcagaggaagatgtggTGGAAACTCGGCAGCAGATGATCGTCACTTATGAATCTTTCCACCTCTGAAGAACATTTCATCCGCTGGAGGATCCACGGATAAAGAGCACCAGGCTCCTTCGGAATTAAAGAAATGGAGGAGTGGGCGGAGTCAGGCGCATAAACATCCGGGTCAGTGTCGACGTCAGTGGGATGATCGACAGCGTCCTCTGCAGTTTCACAGAGTGTCGCTGTCATGCTGCAATATAGCAGATGATCACTCGGGCCCCGAGCGACTGAACTCTTCATGAGAAATATTTATGTCTATGATTAGACTTTAGATGAGGGAACATATGTCATATGTCAAATAACCGACTGATTCAGGCGTGTGGTGGCAGCATATAAAGCAGtcgtctttgagagtgagaggattctgaggaaggaaggagaagtgtgctggggcccatcttcaagaacaagggagatgtccactgctgtggcaacagttttggcttcatgccaaaaaagagcagcacagatgcagtgtttgctttgaggatgttcatggagaagtgcagagaaggtcagaaggagctccattgtgtctttgtggacctggagaaagtgtgtgacagagtgccaagagaagagttgtggtattgtatgaggaagtctggatgGTGGAATTCAACTTTTCTCAAGACAAACACTAAGCACTTGATAAACCCATGCACACACAATGTAAATTAAGATAAAGTGAGATTACATTTATAAATAGTGTTGCCAGTTTTGCGCAGGTGGGCGTGTGTGAATGCGAGGGGCGTGCCACAGCGAGAGAGTGTGGAAGAGCAGCACCAAAACTTGTGTGAAACAGAATAAACTTGGTCGAACAAGCAGAGACCCggagattttgtgttttgtgtatcGTTACCAGCGCGAGTCACACACCCGGAGGTTCCTTACCACGGTTCGGAACTGATCAAGCGGGTGCCGGTAACACtgggggctcgtccgggatccttttttttttaactctgctCGCCAACGAAGTGACCGACCGTGGAAGAATGCAGACGAAGGACGTGGCGGAGCTGATTAGCAGTTTGAGCGCAAGCAATCCCTTCCTGCCGGATATTTTGGAGGTAAATGGTCCGTCTATGGGTTGTCGCACGAAGCGAAAGGATTATCCAACGGGCGGCGATAACAACATAACATCGGGCCCTGACACTGAAGAGCTAAAGTTGCTAACAGACGAGGGCGCGGCCTGTTCGTGGACGCCGGAACCTGTCGCTGAATGGATGTTAACCCCGCCGTCGACCCACCTTTCGAGAACATTTACAGCCGTAGCAGATGACCAGTGCACCAACATAAACAGCTCTGTTCAAAGTTCTTCGCAAAAACCGGTGTACAAATCAGAGACAATGCGCTCCATTAATCACCATGAGATCGGTGTTTCGCCCCGCTACTGGACTGCTAGCACTCCCACCTTCTCCCCTGTTGCAATGCAGGCTAGGCACCCACACGTGAGCATCAGAGACACGGCGAGGGGCTGTAAAAGTGACGGATGCGCAATAGGTGGTACTCGGGAAGATCGTGCTGCTCAGGCCCAGCGTGTCCACCATGAGCCGATTAGACCGCCACGTGCCTGCACTGTGCTCAACCAATGCGGTGATTTAAGGGATTGCAGCGATGAAGAGTTTTGCCTCCATCGAGAAAGGATCCCTCCTCTACAGCCGGACAAGTTCGACGGCACTGGTGCTTGGAGAGATTTTCTGTATCAATTTGAGAGTTGTGCCCGTGCTAATCTCTGGTCGGAAGAGACCATGACTGTTCAATTGAGGTTCAGTTTGACAGGAGCAGCGGGTGCTATAGTCCACAAGAACCCTAGGTCCAGCCGGTGGAATTATAAACAACTGATAGACGAGATGGAGGCTGTCTATGGACCTGGATCAGAACATGCTGCTGCAACAGGAATCGAGCTGAGACAGAGGGTGAGGAAAGCAGGAGAGATGCTGCACACCTTGAGAGACGACATCTACGAGAAGGTAGCCATTGTTTACGCTGACCGctcagagagagagcaagatgCAATAAGTGTGGAAATATTCACGAATGCACTGGGGGATCCAGAAATTGTGCAAAAACTGCTGGAATACAGACCTCGCAGCTTAGCTTGTGCCTATGAAATAGCTCACCGGTTCGAGTCAACAAGAAGAGCAGCTCATGCAGTCACGCAGTTAATGAGATCAAACATTCACCACTCTGTGGAACGAAGGACGAGAACAGCGGCTGGGCCGCGCCAATTGTCATGGTTCGCAAAAAGGATCAGAGCACT
It contains:
- the LOC128750665 gene encoding zinc finger and SCAN domain-containing protein 23-like, which produces METRRAGVQHLLVMKEEEDATEQQECSSSLDQEGQEPPLIKEEPEEEDLDQIKEEATQFSLTPVQVKSEDDGATSSWTQHMKTEADGDTCGGAEAASDLDTPLLPDHQRSPCSDTVDSEDWRETIDPESASNSLICSGCGRKCSSKSELIGHMKSCSGSLSCSVCGKSFEKKRDLKIHMRLHTGDAPYNCSYCGERFTQRETKEEHMKLHAGEKPFRCSQCVERVSHFSGSQRQQQKDKTIHSPPRYI